Proteins encoded in a region of the Psychromicrobium lacuslunae genome:
- a CDS encoding PspC domain-containing protein, translating into MNEKESTPGAEPDDASSVTDEVSAVRPGTPVTPVTPEGVPSSEAPVTTPESEATGTSPAETSGPEDAQGDNSADLTTELTTEAPAGESHIPHDSHAADSGYGPGSGPREQSASAWASGAAEAGSSRVQENGFFTWLRSLKIVRGSDRWVGGVASGVAARLGIDPIIVRGIVVVTSIFFGIGLLAYGVAWALLPEPDGRIHVQEVSRGTWSGGMTGASIFVLLGILPFWRGLIFLNIFDSAGWFPWPLIWIAGIVAVIIWAVNRGKTSRPEKAGPTPYRPAAPGNYAPPTAPYQSFTQPAGASPMTATGGNSSSYSVGNSGDGAQQPGYPHSGVSQPSSSQPGSSQSSFTAPTSTLYSPPLMVKPPRPRHQSAGPVIFSISLGAAILVAGGIFLAEMLGLISGPVAVLAWASAGVICGLGIMVAALRGRSSGGLGFFAVCALIIAGVLALLPSVSPNGHWTVARSETWNVSSPSEAHSGFTVTASQSRIDLSALHDLNEPLEIPVAITAGSVSINLPKNVPVEVKNNLWAGNVTILNEVSPNVQVRDPEAPDSTKNYQLNSQAKGPAIVITVGGVGGLELVNPNGGK; encoded by the coding sequence ATGAATGAAAAAGAAAGCACTCCCGGAGCTGAGCCGGACGATGCCTCGAGTGTGACGGATGAAGTCTCGGCTGTCAGGCCTGGCACGCCTGTCACGCCTGTCACGCCTGAAGGCGTTCCTTCGTCCGAAGCCCCGGTAACAACACCGGAAAGCGAAGCTACCGGGACGAGCCCGGCCGAGACCTCGGGTCCAGAGGACGCCCAAGGCGACAACTCTGCCGATCTGACGACCGAGCTGACAACCGAAGCACCGGCCGGTGAATCACACATCCCGCACGACAGCCACGCCGCCGATAGCGGCTATGGGCCTGGAAGCGGACCCCGCGAGCAGTCAGCCAGTGCTTGGGCAAGCGGTGCTGCGGAAGCTGGCAGTTCGCGAGTTCAGGAAAACGGCTTCTTCACCTGGCTGCGAAGCCTAAAAATTGTCCGTGGCAGCGACCGTTGGGTTGGCGGAGTCGCCAGCGGCGTCGCCGCACGGCTCGGCATCGACCCAATAATCGTCCGTGGCATCGTGGTAGTCACCTCGATCTTCTTCGGCATCGGACTATTAGCCTACGGCGTCGCCTGGGCATTACTACCCGAGCCGGATGGCCGGATTCACGTCCAGGAGGTCTCCCGAGGCACCTGGAGCGGTGGCATGACCGGAGCATCAATTTTCGTGCTGCTTGGCATTCTGCCATTCTGGCGAGGACTGATTTTCCTCAACATTTTTGACTCAGCTGGCTGGTTCCCCTGGCCGTTGATCTGGATTGCCGGAATTGTCGCGGTTATTATTTGGGCGGTCAATCGGGGTAAGACCTCTCGTCCGGAAAAAGCTGGACCCACCCCTTACCGCCCGGCGGCACCGGGAAACTACGCACCGCCCACGGCCCCCTATCAGAGCTTCACCCAGCCAGCTGGGGCTTCGCCGATGACCGCGACGGGCGGCAACTCGAGTAGCTATTCAGTTGGCAACTCGGGCGATGGCGCCCAGCAGCCGGGCTATCCACACAGTGGTGTTTCACAGCCCAGTTCTTCACAGCCCGGTTCTTCACAGAGTAGTTTCACCGCCCCAACCTCGACTCTCTATTCGCCCCCGCTGATGGTGAAGCCTCCTCGTCCCAGACATCAGAGCGCTGGACCGGTGATCTTTTCCATTAGCCTAGGCGCCGCAATACTCGTCGCTGGCGGCATCTTCTTGGCTGAGATGCTCGGTCTGATCAGCGGCCCGGTGGCTGTTTTGGCTTGGGCTTCGGCGGGAGTGATCTGCGGCCTCGGCATCATGGTCGCCGCGCTGCGCGGCCGTAGCAGTGGCGGCTTAGGCTTCTTCGCGGTCTGCGCCCTGATCATTGCCGGGGTGCTGGCTCTGCTACCCTCAGTCTCTCCGAATGGGCACTGGACGGTGGCGCGCAGTGAGACTTGGAATGTTTCCAGCCCAAGCGAAGCCCACAGTGGTTTCACGGTAACCGCGAGCCAGAGCCGAATCGATCTGAGCGCCCTGCACGATCTCAATGAACCACTGGAAATTCCGGTGGCGATTACGGCAGGGTCGGTCAGCATCAATTTGCCAAAGAATGTTCCGGTCGAAGTCAAAAACAATCTCTGGGCCGGAAATGTGACAATCCTCAACGAAGTCTCACCGAATGTCCAGGTCCGTGATCCCGAGGCACCTGACTCGACCAAGAACTATCAACTGAACTCTCAAGCAAAAGGCCCAGCGATCGTGATCACCGTCGGCGGCGTCGGCGGCCTCGAACTGGTCAACCCCAATGGAGGAAAGTAA
- a CDS encoding PspC domain-containing protein, producing MNGFYSVMRRIPWRRSRQERWLGGVLGSIAVATKIDVAWVRIAFLVFCLLPGPAFLCYAICWLIVPDQNNSIVLERLLGGLRTK from the coding sequence GTGAACGGCTTCTACTCGGTAATGCGCAGGATCCCCTGGCGGCGGAGTCGTCAGGAACGTTGGCTCGGCGGAGTGCTGGGCAGCATAGCGGTAGCAACCAAGATCGATGTGGCTTGGGTCCGGATCGCCTTCTTGGTGTTCTGCCTGTTGCCCGGGCCTGCTTTCCTGTGCTACGCCATCTGCTGGCTAATCGTGCCGGACCAGAACAATTCAATCGTGCTGGAACGCCTGCTCGGCGGCCTCCGAACCAAATAA
- a CDS encoding 6-phosphofructokinase, with product MKIGILTSGGDCPGLNAVIRGAVLKGIKIHGQEFVGFRDGWRGVVEGDIMDLPRQSVRGISKQGGTILGTSRTNPFDGGGPEVIKAHMDRLGIEAIIAIGGEGTLAAAKRLTDVGLKIVGVPKTVDNDLDATDYTFGFDTAVQIATEAIDRLRTTGESHHRCMIAEVMGRHVGWIALHAGMASGAHAILIPEQKVSIEQIAEWVLDAHERGRAPLVVVAEGFVPEHLESPHSERGLDTFGRPRLGGIGDQLSSQLEERTGIETRATILGHIQRGGVPTAYDRVLATRLGMAAIDSVVDGHWGTMVALSGTNIVHVPFEAALGNLKTVPQSRYDEASILFG from the coding sequence ATGAAGATCGGTATCCTGACCAGCGGCGGCGACTGCCCCGGACTTAACGCTGTGATTCGCGGCGCGGTGCTGAAAGGCATCAAAATTCACGGTCAGGAGTTCGTCGGTTTCCGTGACGGCTGGCGTGGCGTAGTCGAGGGCGACATCATGGATCTACCGCGGCAGAGCGTGCGAGGCATCTCCAAACAGGGTGGCACCATTTTGGGTACTTCCCGGACTAATCCTTTCGACGGCGGTGGCCCCGAAGTCATCAAAGCCCATATGGATCGACTGGGCATTGAGGCGATTATTGCCATTGGCGGCGAAGGGACCCTGGCCGCCGCTAAACGGTTGACCGACGTTGGGCTCAAGATTGTCGGCGTGCCTAAGACGGTCGATAACGACCTCGACGCCACCGACTACACCTTTGGCTTCGACACCGCCGTGCAAATTGCTACCGAAGCCATCGACCGGCTCCGTACCACCGGCGAATCCCATCACCGCTGCATGATCGCCGAAGTGATGGGTCGGCACGTTGGCTGGATTGCGCTACACGCCGGAATGGCCTCGGGAGCGCACGCCATCCTAATCCCGGAACAGAAAGTCAGCATCGAGCAGATCGCTGAATGGGTACTGGACGCCCATGAACGTGGTCGCGCGCCGCTGGTGGTGGTAGCCGAGGGGTTCGTTCCCGAGCACCTGGAATCTCCGCACTCAGAGCGCGGTTTAGATACCTTCGGTCGGCCGCGGCTCGGCGGCATCGGCGATCAGCTCTCCAGCCAGCTGGAGGAACGCACCGGCATTGAAACCCGGGCGACCATTTTGGGGCATATCCAGCGCGGCGGGGTGCCGACCGCGTATGACCGGGTGTTGGCGACGCGGCTGGGGATGGCGGCCATTGATTCGGTGGTTGACGGTCATTGGGGCACCATGGTCGCGCTCTCCGGCACAAATATTGTGCACGTACCTTTTGAAGCGGCCTTGGGAAATCTCAAAACCGTGCCGCAGAGCCGATACGATGAAGCCTCGATCCTCTTTGGCTAG
- a CDS encoding GNAT family N-acetyltransferase — MSFEQSSSAIVHLAWERLLGLADGALAEASATRSPRLEKITRSGDSASFIRLFGGSVLSGPEWFLQRASGLSDEKLTLSGLLAIGQDHGARSVGSAELFFADDLEVINPEEEVVVSLDKAELEQLRAASPADDVNESGILELDHQFTMMLAEQSIASAGYRQWQGLLAQLSVLVDPQLRRNGYGFTVAGIAAHEALGAGLIPQWRASVDNPASKALAEKLGFIHAGSQTTVVF; from the coding sequence GTGAGTTTTGAGCAGAGTTCGAGCGCAATTGTGCACCTTGCCTGGGAGCGCCTACTCGGCCTAGCCGATGGTGCGCTGGCCGAGGCCAGCGCTACCCGGTCGCCGCGGCTGGAAAAAATTACCCGCTCCGGCGATTCGGCCAGTTTCATCCGTTTATTCGGAGGCAGCGTGCTCAGCGGCCCGGAATGGTTTCTGCAGCGCGCCTCAGGGCTGAGTGACGAGAAGCTGACGCTGAGCGGACTGCTCGCAATAGGTCAGGATCACGGCGCCCGGAGCGTGGGCAGCGCAGAACTGTTCTTTGCCGATGACCTAGAGGTGATCAACCCTGAAGAAGAAGTGGTGGTCTCCTTGGACAAGGCTGAACTTGAGCAGCTCCGGGCCGCCAGCCCAGCCGATGACGTCAATGAGTCCGGAATCCTCGAACTGGATCATCAGTTCACCATGATGCTTGCCGAGCAGTCCATCGCCAGCGCTGGTTATCGTCAGTGGCAAGGGTTGCTCGCACAGCTCAGTGTTTTGGTCGATCCACAGCTACGCCGCAACGGCTACGGCTTCACGGTGGCCGGAATTGCTGCACACGAGGCCCTCGGTGCCGGGCTCATTCCGCAATGGCGCGCTTCAGTCGACAATCCAGCCTCGAAGGCGCTAGCCGAAAAGCTCGGTTTCATCCACGCCGGGTCTCAGACCACCGTCGTCTTCTAG